One region of Manis pentadactyla isolate mManPen7 chromosome 9, mManPen7.hap1, whole genome shotgun sequence genomic DNA includes:
- the LOC130684713 gene encoding olfactory receptor 56A3-like: MTTQHNVTTSTEISDFLLNCFVRSPSWQLWLSLPLSLLFLLAMGANATLLVTIRMEASLHQPMYYLLSLLSVLDMVLCLTVSPKVLAIFWFDLRSISFSACFLQMYIMNSFLAMESCTFMVMAYDRYVAICHPLRYLSIINEQFVAKAVIFILARNVLLTMPIPILSARLHYCRRNVIENCICANMSVSRLSCDNVTINRMYQFAGGWTLLGCDLILIFLSYTLILRAVLRLKAEGAVAKALSTCGSHFILILFFSTVLLVFVLTHVAKKKVCAEVPVLLNVLHHVIPAALNPIVYGVRTQEIKQGIQRLLRKGW, from the coding sequence ATGACCACACAACACAATGTCACCACCTCCACTGAGATTTCAGACTTCCTCCTGAATTGTTTTGTCAGGTCCCCCAGCTGGCAGCTCTGGCtgtccctgcccctcagcctcctcttcctcctggccaTGGGGGCCAATGCTACCCTCCTCGTCACCATCCGGATGGAGGCCTCTCTGCACCAGCCCATGTACTACCTGCTCAGCCTCCTCTCCGTGCTGGACATGGTGCTCTGCCTCACCGTCAGCCCCAAGGTCCTGGCCATCTTCTGGTTTGACCTCAGGTCCATAAGCTTCTCTGCCTGCTTCCTGCAGATGTACATCATGAACAGTTTCCTCGCCATGGAGTCCTGCACCTTCATggtcatggcctatgaccgctatgtggccatctgccacccactGAGGTACCTGTCCATCATCAATGAGCAATTTGTGGCCAAggctgtcatttttattttggccagGAATGTCCTTCTCACAATGCCTATTCCCATTCTCTCAGCACGGCTCCATTATTGCAGGAGAAACGTCATTGAGAACTGCATCTGCGCCAATATGTCTGTGTCCAGGCTCTCCTGTGATAATGTCACCATCAATCGCATGTACCAGTTTGCTGGAGGCTGGACTCTGCTAGGATGCGACCTCATCCTCATCTTCCTCTCCTACACCCTCATCCTGAGAGCTGTGCTGAGACTCAAGGCAGAGGGAGCTGTGGCCAAGGCCCTGAGCACGTGTGGCTCCCACTTCATCCTCATCCTCTTCTTCAGCACCGTCCTGCTGGTCTTCGTCCTCACACATGTGGCCAAGAAGAAGGTCTGCGCTGAGGTGCCAGTCCTGCTCAATGTCCTCCACCACGTCATCCCTGCAGCCCTCAACCCTATTGTTTATGGAGTGCGCACCCAGGAGATCAAGCAAGGAATCCAGAGGTTACTGAGGAAAGGTTGGTAG
- the LOC130684714 gene encoding olfactory receptor 56A3-like → MTTQHNVTTSTEISDFLLNCFVRSPSWQLWLSLPLSLLFLLAMGANATLLVTIRMEASLHQPMYYYLLSLLSVLDMVLCLTVIPKVLAIFWFDLRSISFSACFLQMYIMNSFLAMESCTFMVMAYDRYVAICHPLRYLSIINEQFVAKAVIFILARNVLLTMPIPILSARLHYCRRNVIENCICANMSVSRLSCDNVTINRMYQFAGGWTLLGCDLILIFLSYTLILRAVLRLKAEGAVAKALSTCGSHFILILFFSTVLLVFVLTHVAKKKVCAEVPVLLNVLHHVIPAALNPIVYGVRTQEIKQGIQRLLRKGW, encoded by the coding sequence ATGACCACACAACACAATGTCACCACCTCCACTGAGATTTCAGACTTCCTCCTGAATTGTTTTGTCAGGTCCCCCAGCTGGCAGCTCTGGCtgtccctgcccctcagcctcctcttcctcctggccaTGGGGGCCAATGCCACCCTCCTCGTCACCATCCGGATGGAGGCCTCTCTGCACCAGCCCATGTACTACTACCTGCTCAGCCTCCTCTCCGTGCTGGACATGGTGCTCTGCCTCACCGTCATCCCCAAGGTCCTGGCCATCTTCTGGTTTGACCTCAGGTCCATAAGCTTCTCTGCCTGCTTCCTGCAGATGTACATCATGAACAGTTTCCTCGCCATGGAGTCCTGCACCTTCATggtcatggcctatgaccgctatgtggccatctgccacccactGAGGTACCTGTCCATCATCAATGAGCAATTTGTGGCCAAggctgtcatttttattttggccagGAATGTCCTTCTCACAATGCCTATTCCCATTCTCTCAGCACGGCTCCATTATTGCAGGAGAAACGTCATTGAGAACTGCATCTGCGCCAATATGTCTGTGTCCAGGCTCTCCTGTGATAATGTCACCATCAATCGCATGTACCAGTTTGCTGGAGGCTGGACTCTGCTAGGATGCGACCTCATCCTCATCTTCCTCTCCTACACCCTCATCCTGAGAGCTGTGCTGAGACTCAAGGCAGAGGGAGCTGTGGCCAAGGCCCTGAGCACGTGTGGCTCCCACTTCATCCTCATCCTCTTCTTCAGCACCGTCCTGCTGGTCTTCGTCCTCACACATGTGGCCAAGAAGAAGGTCTGCGCTGAGGTGCCAGTCCTGCTCAATGTCCTCCACCACGTCATCCCTGCAGCCCTCAACCCCATTGTTTATGGAGTGCGCACCCAGGAGATCAAGCAAGGAATCCAGAGGTTACTGAGGAAAGGGTGGTAG
- the LOC130684715 gene encoding olfactory receptor 56A3-like — protein sequence MTTQHNVTTSTEISDFLLNCFVRSPSWQLWLSLPLSLLFLLAMGANATLLVTIRMEASLHQPMYYYLLSLLSVLDMVLCLTVIPKVLAIFWFDLRSISFSACFLQMYIMNSFLAMESCTFMVMAYDRYVAICHPLRYLSIINEQFVAKAVIFILARNVLLTMPIPILSARLHYCRRNVIENCICANMSVSRLSCDNVTINRMYQFAGGWTLLGCDLILIFLSYTLILRAVLRLKAEGAVAKALSTCGSHFILILFFSTVLLVFVLTHVAKKKVCAEVPVLLNVLHHVIPAALNPIVYGVRTQEIKQGIQRLLRKGW from the coding sequence ATGACCACACAACACAATGTCACCACCTCCACTGAGATTTCAGACTTCCTCCTGAATTGTTTTGTCAGGTCCCCCAGCTGGCAGCTCTGGCtgtccctgcccctcagcctcctcttcctcctggccaTGGGGGCCAATGCCACCCTCCTCGTCACCATCCGGATGGAGGCCTCTCTGCACCAGCCCATGTACTACTACCTGCTCAGCCTCCTCTCCGTGCTGGACATGGTGCTCTGCCTCACCGTCATCCCCAAGGTCCTGGCCATCTTCTGGTTTGACCTCAGGTCCATAAGCTTCTCTGCCTGCTTCCTGCAGATGTACATCATGAACAGTTTCCTCGCCATGGAGTCCTGCACCTTCATggtcatggcctatgaccgctatgtggccatctgccacccactGAGGTACCTGTCCATCATCAATGAGCAATTTGTGGCCAAggctgtcatttttattttggccagGAATGTCCTTCTCACAATGCCTATTCCCATTCTCTCAGCACGGCTCCATTATTGCAGGAGAAACGTCATTGAGAACTGCATCTGCGCCAATATGTCTGTGTCCAGGCTCTCGTGTGATAATGTCACCATCAATCGCATGTACCAGTTTGCTGGAGGCTGGACTCTGCTAGGATGCGACCTCATCCTCATCTTCCTCTCCTACACCCTCATCCTGAGAGCTGTGCTGAGACTCAAGGCAGAGGGAGCTGTGGCCAAGGCCCTGAGCACGTGTGGCTCCCACTTCATCCTCATCCTCTTCTTCAGCACCGTCCTGCTGGTCTTCGTCCTCACACATGTGGCCAAGAAGAAGGTCTGCGCTGAGGTGCCAGTCCTGCTCAATGTCCTCCACCACGTCATCCCTGCAGCCCTCAACCCCATTGTTTATGGAGTGCGCACCCAGGAGATCAAGCAAGGAATCCAGAGGTTACTGAGGAAAGGGTGGTAG